A segment of the Terriglobia bacterium genome:
TGAGCCCCCGCCGAGTTGATCCTGAGCTGACCGCACGGCGCCGCGAAGCTCTGATCAAGGCCGGCTATGCCGAAATTCTTGACAAGGGCCTCCCCGCAACCACCATCGACTCGGTTGTGGCGCGCGCCAATTCCAGCAAAGGAGGAGCGCTCCACTATTTCCGCAGCAAGGAAGACCTTATTTACGCTGTGCTCGACTGGCTGCTCGGTGAACTCACCCGCAGTCTCGACCAGGTGGCCACCAGCCAGGAGTCTCCCCGCGAGCGCCTGGCGGCGGAACTCGAATTGCTTTTCCACAGCGCCGAAGTCAATCGCAAACTCTACCTGGTGCTGTTTGATTTCGTCACCCTCGGCGCCCGCGAGGAGCGCTTCCGCCAGCTCTTTCACGATTTCTACGTCCGGTGCCGCAAGCGCGACGCCCAGATCATCATCGAGGGCATCAAGCTGCAGGAATTTCGCCGTGTCCGCCCAGAAGACGCCGCCGCCACCATCCGCGCGCTGGTTGACGGCTACTGCCTGCAGTGGCTGATGGATTCCTCGAACATTCCCGTCGAAGTCTTCCGCGACCGCTGCGGCGCCGTCCTCGGCTCCTACCTGCTGCGCGGGTAATCAGTTTGCATTTTGAATTTCATCCGCCGCCGCTATGACACGCCAAACGCGTTGCGCTGAAGTCTTCACCCAACTAGAATGAGGGCCATGAATCGCTTCATTTCCTTAAAACTTTTATGTTTTCTGCTAGTGGCGGCCACCATTTCCGCCGCCGGCCTCGCCGAGACAACGTCTGATTTTGCCGGGAATTGGGTAGTGAGGCTTGGAAACCGTGCCCTGATTGTGGTTACTCTTAAACCGGCAACGACGCGTGCGAACGGGCTCGATGGTTGGCTAGCTCGCCCCACCCATTTCAATTTTACCGGAATGGGCAATTTCATCTCAGACATCAAAGGCCCCACTGTCCAGTACCCCATCGTCGGAAGCATTATCACGGGGAATTGCCTCGCGTTCACAACTCAAAACCCCGCCGACAAGAACGATCAGGACAAGTTCCGGCTCTGCCTGAGTTCATCGGGTCATGCCACGCTTACCATCGATATTCCCACTTTCGAGTCCTGGCCGGTGATCAAAGAAAAAGGAGCCGTGATTGTTGCCACTGATTGGGACAGTGCTCGTACTTATTATCTGGACGAGACCAAAGTTTCCAATGCGGAGATGCAGAGGATTTTCGAGGCGGACCAGAAAGACCGCCGGGCTGGTTTCGCGGGAATTGACTGGTCGGTAGTTAACAAAAGAGACGCGGCGCGCCGCGAAACCGTGCGCCAGCTTCTTGCGGAGGGGAAGCTACGCAGCGGAAAGGATTTCGAGAGGGCGGCTTTTATATTTCAACACGGCGGCACACCGGAAGATTGCCTGCTGGCTCATACTCTGGCCATGGTCGCCGTCGCACGTGGCGATGGGAACGCCATCTGGATAGCCGCCGCAACACTCGACCGCTATCTGCAATCGATCAATCAGCCCCAGATCTACGGCACCCAGTATAAGTTCAAGCGTGGTGGACAGATGACTCAGGACCCCTATGACCGGAGCCTGATCTCCGATGCGCTGCGCCGCGACTTAGGTGTTCCCTCAGAAGCCGAACAAAAATCTCAGGAAAAACAGTACGAAAAAAGCAGGAAAAACAATTAGCGGTAGCCCGGTCCCCAATCCTCCTGTCGGCGGACCATATGTCTACACACGAACCGTCCTAACTTGTTGTCCGTTGGCCCGAAGATTTGTCCTCAAAGGCGCTGAACGGGTTGACGCGCCGCCCGGCGAATGAGACACTGGCCCACTCGCACACCAGTCAACTTGATGAAGGAAGCTGATGTTCCCAGGCGCGCTCCGCATCGCATTTTCGGTGTTCCTCATTGCCGGTGTTCCTCTGCTTTCCTGGCGCAGCGCGCGGCCGGAGCAGGTGCGGGGAATTCCCAAAACGGCCATCTATTTTTCTGCGGTGGTTTCGCAGTGGGCCCTGGCGGGAATCGGGGCGCTGGTGGTTTATGTGGCCGGGCCCGGATGGCAATCGGCAGGGCTGGCTGTCCTGGCGGAATCGGAATTCTTCAAATGGACTGCCGCGCTGGTGCTGATATCGGTGGCCGGGCTGGGGCTTGTCCTGCTGCTCGAGCAGCGCGGCTGGTGGCCAGAAGAATCCGAGATGGTGCAGCTCTTGCTGCCGCAGACCGGCCGCGAAAAGCTGTGGGCCGTTCTGGGGCTGGCGCCTACGGCGGGCCTGTGCGAAGAGTTTCTTTACCGCGGGTTTCTGCTGGTGGAGGTGACGGCCTGGTTCCATTCGGCTGTGTGGGGCGTGGTGATTTCATCAGCGGCCTTTGGCCTGGCGCATTTTTACCAGGGCCTGAACGGAATGGTTCGGGCGGGTTTGCTGGGCGCGCTGCTGGCCTGGCCGATGGTGGAGACGGGTTCGCTTTATCCATCAATGACTGCACATTTTTTGATTGATGCCGTCGCGTTGCTCTGGCTGGGACCGGAATTTCTGCAGCAGCAGGGATGACTAATCCTCTTGCCGAACGGCAGAGGTCGCGCTACTTTAGGACGGCTGTTGTTCCGAAGGGGAGGGAAGAGCATGTCGAGATTTTTTGCACTATGCGGTGCGTTGCTATGGGCGGCGTCGGTAGCTGCCGCGCAGGGAGGGCCGGTGTCGAATCGGACGAAGCTGATCGCGCACGGAAAATATCTCACCACCCGTGTGGCAGGTTGCACAGACTGTCACTCGCCGCACAATCAACGGGGCGAGGTGATTGCAGGGCGCGAATTGCAGGGGACGCCGCTTGACTTTCAGCCCACTCATCCGGTGCCAGGCTGGGTGTCCGTGGCGCCGCCGATCGCGGGACTGGCGGGCTGGACGGAAAGCGAGGCTGTCCGATTTTTGACCACAGGTCTCAACCGTAGCAACAAACCTCCTGCTCCGCCGATGCCTGCGTTCCGCCTATCGAAGCACGATGCGGAAGCGGTGGTGGCCTATCTGAAGTCGCTGCCTCCTCCGAAGTAAAGGATCTTTGCCCGTTTCGAACAGAGTTGAAGGCCGGCAGGCTTTGGGGAAGCAGGCCTGTTTTTGCGATGGACTGGCAAGCTGGCCTTGGGCCGGACCCAACCGAAAACTTTCTGCAAGGCTTGCCGGATTCAAGCTAGAATGTGCAGATTATGGAAGAGCGAGAATTTTTCGACGAAAAAGAAGTTTCGAAAGCTGCCAATCTTTCCTGCCATTTCTGCCGCCAGGCGGCCACTTACCAGGTCCGCTGGATTGAACGCACCAAGAAGAAAACCTTGCGGGGAAACGCCGATGATCGCGACCGGGCGAAGTTCCAGAAAATCAGATCGTACATGCTGCGGCGCGATGACTTTGTCCAATGCCAAAACCCGCGTTGCCGGAAAAGGTTTGAAATCACCGGGCAGTCGCTGGTCTTTATGTAACGGCTTTGCAGCCGTGTGGAATCGCCTGCTGCGTTGGCAATTGGAAGCGCGTGTGACCGTCGTCCCTCTTGATAGAACTCAACCCTAGAGCGGCCAGGCACTGGAATGCGCGCGGTTAAAACGGGCGGAAAATTCCGGGCCCCATCGGGAAGCGGCGTCGGATGCGCACGCGTCTATTCTGCTCCGGCTGCTGAGGCTGAGCAGCCGGGGCGGGCGGCGGGTCGCCGCTGAAGTCGAGTTGCCCCTGCGCAAATTGCAGCGGGGCGCCCAATTGAAGTTCCAGGCTGGTCCCTGGCGGAAGGTATATCTGCTTGCCGCGCCCGGCCATCACCCAGATGGCGCCGGCTGCGGCGCCTGCGGCGCTTCCAATGCCCAGCCCTCTGAGCGTATGGCCGCCCGAAATTCCCGCGATGGAGCCGACTTCAGCGCCGGTGATGGTGGTCTGTGCCACTTTGCCTGCGTCCTGGCCCTTGGTGGACTGGCCTTCGACCTTGCCCTCTTTGCGGTTGAAGCCTTCCTGTCCGCTTCCTGCGAATGAAGAGAGCGAGGCGCGGAGGGGCTGGGTCACACCGTTGGGAAGCGTGAGGGAATCGAACCGGATGCCCAGCTTGGCTTTGCCGCGAATCCGGCCGGGCTTAACCACCTGGGTAACTTCTCCCCTGACGTAGCTGCCCACAGGAATCACGATCTGGTTGTCAACGGTGATAGGGAAGATGGTCCGGCAGTAGATCGACTGGCCTGCATAGGCGGTTTTCGAGTTAATGGCATTTTCGAGACTCACAGGAATATGCGTCTCCGCCGGAACGGTTACGGTTGCGTCCGGCAGCGGTGGTTTGCCGGTCTCGGTGGCGTTTTGGGCTGCCAGCGGTTGAGAGAGCGCCAGTAACAGGAACGCGGGTAGAAAAAGCCTGGAGTAAGCAGAGTAGGCCATGTTTGCAACCTCCTCGCCCGATGGTCTGGATCCCGGTGGTGCGATGTTCATTCGAAGCAGCGAGTTGCCCCTTGCGTGTCAGTGCGCCTGGGTCTCTGTTGCCGCGCCGATGGCTGCTTCGATGGCCCTTGTGATGCGCGCTGCGTGATGCTCAACCGCGGATTCGTCCTGTGCTTCCACCATCACGCGAGCCAGCGGCTCAGTCCCTGAATAGCGGACCACGATCCGCCCGGAATCTCCAAGCTCGCGGGCGCAGGCCTCGAGGGTCCGGGCCACCTCAGGGATGGATTCAAGGGGCGGCTTTTCCCGGACCGGAATGTTGCGAATGACCTGCGGGTACTGCTGCAATCCGCTCACGGCCTCGGTGAACGATGCTCCAGTCTCGCCGAGGATGCGCAGCATCTGGAGCAGAGTGATGATGCCGTCGCCGGCGAGCGACAGGTCCGCGAAGATGATGTGGCCGGAGGGTTCGCCGCCTA
Coding sequences within it:
- a CDS encoding TetR/AcrR family transcriptional regulator; this encodes MSPRRVDPELTARRREALIKAGYAEILDKGLPATTIDSVVARANSSKGGALHYFRSKEDLIYAVLDWLLGELTRSLDQVATSQESPRERLAAELELLFHSAEVNRKLYLVLFDFVTLGAREERFRQLFHDFYVRCRKRDAQIIIEGIKLQEFRRVRPEDAAATIRALVDGYCLQWLMDSSNIPVEVFRDRCGAVLGSYLLRG
- a CDS encoding type II CAAX endopeptidase family protein, translated to MFPGALRIAFSVFLIAGVPLLSWRSARPEQVRGIPKTAIYFSAVVSQWALAGIGALVVYVAGPGWQSAGLAVLAESEFFKWTAALVLISVAGLGLVLLLEQRGWWPEESEMVQLLLPQTGREKLWAVLGLAPTAGLCEEFLYRGFLLVEVTAWFHSAVWGVVISSAAFGLAHFYQGLNGMVRAGLLGALLAWPMVETGSLYPSMTAHFLIDAVALLWLGPEFLQQQG
- a CDS encoding c-type cytochrome, coding for MSRFFALCGALLWAASVAAAQGGPVSNRTKLIAHGKYLTTRVAGCTDCHSPHNQRGEVIAGRELQGTPLDFQPTHPVPGWVSVAPPIAGLAGWTESEAVRFLTTGLNRSNKPPAPPMPAFRLSKHDAEAVVAYLKSLPPPK